One window of Microcoleus vaginatus PCC 9802 genomic DNA carries:
- a CDS encoding antibiotic biosynthesis monooxygenase, producing MSKTTLRVVARLVAFPDKVAELKSLLLSIMEPTRKEKGCIKYELLQNQADPTDFTFVEEWESADLLELHLGSTHIQDAVQKLDGLAVGPPDIRRYELLA from the coding sequence ATGTCCAAAACAACCTTGCGAGTAGTCGCCCGCCTCGTCGCGTTTCCTGACAAAGTAGCAGAACTTAAATCTCTGCTGCTGAGCATTATGGAGCCCACTCGCAAAGAAAAAGGCTGCATCAAATACGAACTCCTGCAAAATCAAGCCGATCCCACAGATTTTACCTTCGTTGAAGAGTGGGAAAGTGCAGATTTGCTGGAACTACATCTCGGTTCAACTCACATTCAAGACGCCGTGCAGAAATTAGACGGTTTGGCCGTTGGGCCTCCAGATATCCGCCGCTATGAATTGCTAGCTTAA
- the aroA gene encoding 3-phosphoshikimate 1-carboxyvinyltransferase codes for MQANIITTTLLDKSQTLSIQKPASGLSLVGRIRVPGDKSISHRALMLGAIAQGETTIEGLLLGEDPRSTAKCFSLLGAKVSELNAERVTVRGVGIGELEEPVEVLDAGNSGTTMRLMLGILASHPGRFYAVTGDSSLRSRPMSRVIKPLQQMGAQIWGRKSNSLAPLGILGQQLKPIHYHSPIASAQVKSCILLAGLMASGETTVTEPALSRDHSERMLRAFGAQLSVDPETCSVTVTGPTQLQGQNVIVPGDISSAAFWLVAGAIVPGSELVVENVGVNPTRTGILEALEMMGADIELQNQREAAGEPVADILVRSSGQLRGCTIAGDLIPRLIDEIPILAVAAVFASGTTIIRDAAELRVKESDRLAVTAAELNRMGAKISELPDGLEITGGTPLTGADVDSYTDHRIAMSLAIAALNATGITNIHRAEAAAISYPDFTATLQQVCHPN; via the coding sequence ATGCAAGCTAACATTATAACTACTACGCTTCTTGACAAAAGCCAAACTTTAAGCATTCAAAAACCGGCCTCGGGCTTGTCACTGGTGGGGAGGATTCGAGTTCCGGGCGATAAGTCGATTTCTCACCGAGCTTTGATGTTGGGTGCGATCGCCCAAGGTGAAACTACTATTGAGGGACTACTCCTAGGGGAAGACCCCCGCAGCACGGCTAAATGTTTCTCGCTCCTGGGAGCCAAAGTTTCTGAACTCAACGCGGAACGGGTGACAGTCCGGGGTGTCGGAATTGGCGAGTTAGAGGAGCCTGTGGAAGTCTTGGACGCTGGTAATTCCGGCACGACGATGCGGCTGATGTTGGGAATTTTAGCTTCTCATCCGGGGCGTTTTTATGCAGTAACGGGTGACAGTTCTTTGCGATCGCGCCCCATGTCGCGCGTCATTAAACCGCTGCAACAAATGGGAGCGCAAATTTGGGGTCGAAAAAGCAATTCTTTAGCTCCTTTAGGGATACTCGGACAGCAGTTAAAACCGATTCACTACCATTCTCCGATCGCCTCGGCTCAAGTTAAATCTTGCATTTTGCTCGCCGGTTTGATGGCAAGCGGAGAAACTACAGTCACAGAACCCGCTCTGTCGCGGGATCACAGCGAGCGGATGCTGCGAGCGTTTGGAGCTCAATTGAGCGTCGATCCAGAAACTTGTAGCGTGACAGTTACTGGGCCGACACAACTGCAAGGGCAGAATGTGATTGTACCGGGGGATATTAGTTCGGCGGCATTTTGGCTAGTTGCTGGGGCGATCGTCCCGGGTTCGGAACTCGTAGTCGAAAATGTCGGCGTCAACCCAACCCGTACAGGCATTTTGGAAGCTTTGGAGATGATGGGCGCCGATATTGAACTGCAAAATCAGCGAGAGGCGGCTGGGGAACCGGTAGCGGATATTTTGGTTCGCAGTTCCGGCCAATTGCGGGGATGCACCATTGCTGGCGACTTAATTCCCCGACTGATTGACGAAATCCCAATTTTGGCGGTAGCGGCGGTCTTTGCGTCGGGTACTACAATAATTCGAGATGCGGCCGAGTTGCGAGTCAAAGAGAGCGATCGGCTGGCCGTGACTGCTGCAGAACTCAACCGCATGGGAGCCAAAATTTCCGAGTTACCCGACGGTTTAGAAATTACCGGGGGAACTCCTTTGACCGGCGCGGATGTTGACAGCTACACCGACCACAGAATAGCGATGAGTTTGGCGATCGCAGCCCTCAACGCCACAGGTATTACTAACATTCACCGGGCAGAAGCTGCTGCCATTTCCTACCCCGACTTTACCGCCACTTTGCAACAAGTTTGCCATCCAAATTGA
- a CDS encoding 2-hydroxyacid dehydrogenase, translating into MKVAVFNTKSYDRTFLTAANVGGQHEFVFFEPHLTLETSVLAAGFPAVCAFVNDCLDAKTLGAIAEKGVRLLALRSAGFNHVDLAAAKDLDLTLLRVPAYSPYSVAEHAVALILSLNRKIHRAYNRVREGNFALDGLLGFDLHGKTVGIVGTGKIGAITAQILHGFGCRLLGYDVSQNPDCLALGMEYVALPELFATSDIVSLHCPLMAETYHLIGAEAIEQMKPGMMLINTSRGQLIDTKAVTKGLKSGIIGYLGLDVYEQETDLFFEDLSNQVIQDDVFQRLLTFPNVLITGHQAFFTEEALKNIADTTIANITDFEQGRPCPNQIDLEQVKK; encoded by the coding sequence ATGAAGGTAGCCGTATTTAATACCAAATCCTACGATCGCACTTTTCTGACAGCAGCCAATGTCGGCGGTCAACACGAGTTCGTTTTTTTTGAACCGCATCTGACCCTGGAAACCAGCGTTTTGGCTGCTGGATTTCCGGCCGTCTGCGCGTTCGTGAACGACTGCTTGGACGCGAAAACGCTCGGGGCGATCGCCGAAAAAGGCGTCCGCTTGCTCGCCCTGAGATCGGCCGGATTCAATCACGTCGATTTAGCAGCAGCGAAGGATTTAGATCTAACTCTCCTCCGAGTTCCGGCTTATTCTCCCTACTCCGTCGCCGAACACGCAGTTGCTCTGATTTTGTCCCTCAACCGCAAAATCCACCGGGCCTACAACCGCGTCCGCGAAGGCAATTTCGCCCTAGATGGCTTGTTGGGTTTTGACCTCCACGGCAAAACGGTGGGAATCGTCGGGACTGGCAAGATTGGCGCAATTACTGCCCAAATTCTGCACGGATTCGGCTGTCGCCTGCTGGGATACGATGTTTCCCAAAACCCAGATTGCCTCGCCCTAGGCATGGAATACGTCGCACTCCCGGAACTGTTCGCCACCTCTGATATTGTCAGCCTTCACTGTCCCCTGATGGCGGAAACTTACCATTTGATCGGTGCAGAGGCGATCGAGCAAATGAAACCGGGGATGATGCTGATCAATACCAGCCGCGGGCAGTTGATTGACACTAAAGCTGTTACCAAAGGTCTGAAGTCGGGTATAATTGGCTACCTCGGATTAGATGTGTACGAACAAGAGACGGATCTGTTTTTTGAGGATTTGTCAAATCAGGTCATTCAAGACGACGTTTTTCAGCGTTTGCTGACCTTTCCAAACGTCCTGATTACCGGACACCAAGCTTTTTTCACCGAGGAAGCTTTGAAAAATATCGCCGACACCACGATCGCCAATATCACCGACTTTGAACAAGGACGCCCTTGCCCCAATCAAATCGACCTTGAGCAAGTGAAAAAATGA
- a CDS encoding ion transporter, with the protein MPKHLKNIIHEILETSESRNLYSLADDIVITGLILINVGAFIASTSPTWSQEHQSILENIEIVSSLVFTIEYLLRVWVCTVDSRYSHPLLGRLRYALTPLSLIDLISILPFYSLLLFPSLNFVNLIRLLRLLRLLKMSRYSESVRTLGLVLYAKKEELMATAFAVFILLIFASSIMYFVEHEAHPKAFGSIPDAMWWGVVTLTTVGYGDIYPITPLGRFLGAILAFLGIGIFALPAGIIAAGFSEEVQRRKQEKMAANLEQSANYQSVKRLAEIEVGFEQKQRAIALHIESSSELMKMCVQTAKQKLGSDFQNEQILRDLAIHLYKEAVSKFDL; encoded by the coding sequence ATGCCAAAACACCTCAAAAATATAATTCATGAAATTTTAGAAACCTCAGAAAGCCGCAATTTATACAGCTTAGCAGATGATATTGTTATTACAGGTTTGATTTTGATAAACGTCGGAGCTTTTATTGCTTCTACTTCGCCCACTTGGTCGCAAGAACACCAATCGATTTTGGAGAATATCGAAATAGTTTCATCCTTAGTATTTACAATAGAATATCTTTTGAGGGTGTGGGTATGTACAGTAGATTCCAGATACAGCCACCCGCTTTTGGGAAGATTGAGATACGCTCTTACACCGCTAAGTCTGATAGATCTAATTTCAATCTTACCTTTTTACTCCTTGCTGTTATTTCCGAGTTTAAACTTCGTTAATTTAATTCGCCTCCTGCGCTTGTTGCGCTTGCTAAAAATGAGCCGTTATTCAGAGTCCGTCCGAACTCTGGGATTAGTATTGTACGCTAAAAAAGAGGAGTTAATGGCCACTGCATTTGCAGTTTTTATTCTGTTAATATTTGCCTCTAGCATCATGTATTTTGTGGAACACGAGGCGCATCCAAAAGCTTTTGGGAGCATCCCCGATGCAATGTGGTGGGGAGTTGTGACATTAACTACTGTTGGTTACGGCGATATTTATCCAATCACTCCTTTAGGCCGATTTTTAGGAGCAATATTAGCATTTTTGGGAATCGGAATTTTTGCGTTACCTGCGGGGATAATTGCTGCGGGTTTTTCCGAGGAAGTGCAAAGGAGAAAGCAGGAAAAAATGGCAGCAAATTTAGAGCAATCTGCGAATTATCAATCGGTCAAAAGGCTGGCGGAAATCGAGGTCGGGTTTGAACAAAAGCAAAGGGCGATCGCACTTCACATCGAAAGTTCGTCCGAGTTGATGAAAATGTGTGTTCAAACGGCGAAACAGAAGTTAGGAAGTGATTTTCAAAATGAACAAATTCTTCGTGATTTAGCTATTCATCTGTACAAGGAAGCTGTTAGCAAATTTGATCTGTAA
- a CDS encoding ABC transporter ATP-binding protein: protein MTNLKSAPTIEVQDLVFGYPEQKPVLRGISFTLHPGERVALLGLTGAGKSTLLENLIGLKMPQSGEIRVQGKKLEEATLSQARRQIGFCFQDANDQLFMPTILEDVTFGPRNYGVPPGVARDRALALLDEFGLVEFANRSAHELSGGQRRLAALAAILALEPAILILDEPTNGLDPSWRRHLAKVLSQLPIEVILIASHNLNWIGKTTQRALVLADGEIKIDRKTQDLLADKSTLEYYNLPPDW from the coding sequence ATGACTAATCTCAAATCCGCACCAACAATCGAAGTGCAAGACTTAGTATTTGGCTATCCCGAGCAAAAGCCAGTATTGCGGGGAATTTCTTTTACTTTGCACCCCGGAGAAAGGGTGGCTCTACTCGGCCTGACAGGTGCTGGTAAAAGCACTTTGCTCGAAAACTTAATCGGATTAAAAATGCCTCAATCCGGCGAGATTAGAGTGCAGGGAAAAAAGCTGGAAGAGGCGACTTTATCGCAGGCGCGCAGGCAGATTGGATTTTGCTTTCAAGACGCTAACGACCAGCTATTTATGCCCACTATTTTGGAGGATGTAACGTTCGGGCCGCGCAATTACGGAGTGCCGCCAGGAGTTGCGCGCGATCGAGCTTTAGCCCTATTAGACGAATTCGGTTTAGTAGAATTTGCCAACCGTTCAGCCCACGAACTTTCGGGAGGTCAAAGAAGGTTAGCAGCCTTGGCAGCAATTTTAGCATTAGAGCCGGCAATTTTAATCTTAGATGAGCCGACTAACGGGCTCGATCCCTCGTGGCGGCGTCACTTGGCTAAGGTTTTGTCCCAATTGCCGATCGAGGTAATTTTGATCGCTTCTCACAATTTGAATTGGATCGGGAAAACGACTCAAAGGGCGTTAGTTTTGGCGGATGGTGAGATTAAAATTGACAGAAAAACTCAAGATTTGCTGGCAGATAAATCAACTCTCGAATATTACAATTTGCCGCCAGATTGGTAA
- a CDS encoding energy-coupling factor transporter transmembrane protein EcfT, protein MSKLSIPFRLRVSLTIVIGMGFLKTGAWLWLGIYGAIALFWSFWLRAPVRTLAQLLGAELLFLSLLVLPQGWERASFLLLRSLICLLIMNSFLLTLPPHSFGIALKGLPLPAGLQEIVLLTGQYLEILLAEVNRMKISAQLRGLSGTGGWLRYASASMIGALYLRSLDRAERVHAAMLIRGYKGSLPADSKSTPKERLWLTLAILIAAGLTIASYGYS, encoded by the coding sequence ATGTCTAAACTCTCCATACCTTTTCGATTGCGAGTGTCTCTCACAATTGTGATTGGCATGGGTTTTCTGAAGACAGGCGCTTGGCTGTGGCTGGGAATTTATGGGGCGATCGCACTTTTTTGGTCGTTTTGGCTCAGGGCTCCGGTGCGAACCCTAGCGCAACTGTTGGGAGCAGAATTGCTTTTTCTCTCCTTATTAGTGCTGCCCCAAGGTTGGGAACGTGCCAGTTTTCTGTTGCTGCGTTCCCTAATTTGCCTGTTAATTATGAACAGTTTTCTGCTAACTTTGCCACCCCACAGTTTCGGAATCGCCCTCAAAGGATTACCCCTACCAGCAGGTTTGCAAGAGATTGTACTTTTAACAGGACAATACTTAGAAATCCTGCTGGCCGAAGTCAACCGCATGAAAATATCTGCCCAACTCCGGGGCTTGTCCGGTACGGGAGGATGGCTGCGTTACGCCAGTGCTTCCATGATCGGAGCGCTTTATTTGCGAAGTCTCGATCGCGCAGAAAGAGTACACGCAGCCATGCTAATTCGCGGCTATAAAGGAAGTTTGCCCGCCGACTCAAAATCGACACCTAAAGAGCGACTCTGGCTGACACTAGCAATTTTAATAGCAGCCGGATTAACAATAGCTTCTTACGGTTATTCGTAA
- a CDS encoding cobalt transporter: MHIPDGFLSPPVAVATGIASAAVIAVALNRTRASLGLRQAPIMGLTTAFVFAAQMINFPVAGGTSGHLLGGALASVVLGNPWAATLAMSTVFIIQSVLFADGGITALGANIFNMGLVGIWVGWWLLQPLQRLLGGSRNRLPLAAGIAAALSVVAASISVAIQLAISGTVGLNIALPAMVGVHILIGIGEGVITGGVLTYLVKVRPDLLPGQQPQLQKWVVPVIGVLLISGVLSLFASSWPDGLEAVAEKYGFKDKEAVAIENPTPLADYTVKGLEEQPIGTSIAGLLGSAFSFGAAFGIAQLVVKPKDV, encoded by the coding sequence ATGCACATACCTGATGGTTTTCTTTCACCGCCAGTAGCCGTTGCCACCGGCATAGCAAGTGCAGCAGTAATTGCAGTTGCCCTGAATCGAACCCGCGCCAGTCTTGGACTGCGGCAAGCCCCAATCATGGGCTTAACTACTGCTTTCGTGTTTGCAGCCCAGATGATCAACTTTCCCGTAGCCGGAGGCACCAGCGGCCACTTGTTGGGAGGGGCGCTAGCTTCCGTGGTTTTGGGGAACCCTTGGGCGGCAACTTTAGCGATGAGCACAGTTTTTATAATCCAGAGCGTCTTGTTTGCGGATGGGGGCATCACCGCCCTGGGAGCCAATATTTTTAATATGGGGCTAGTGGGCATTTGGGTCGGCTGGTGGCTGTTACAGCCGTTGCAGCGACTGTTGGGAGGTTCCAGAAATCGTTTGCCGCTAGCAGCAGGGATTGCAGCCGCCCTTAGCGTTGTGGCTGCTTCGATTTCTGTGGCGATCCAGTTGGCAATTTCTGGAACAGTAGGGCTCAATATCGCATTGCCCGCAATGGTAGGCGTACATATTTTAATTGGGATTGGCGAAGGGGTAATTACAGGTGGCGTTTTAACTTATCTCGTCAAAGTGCGGCCGGATTTACTGCCGGGACAACAGCCACAATTGCAGAAATGGGTAGTGCCAGTAATCGGAGTGTTATTAATTTCGGGGGTGCTTTCGCTGTTCGCTTCAAGTTGGCCTGACGGGTTAGAAGCGGTAGCCGAAAAATACGGCTTTAAAGATAAAGAAGCTGTGGCGATCGAAAATCCCACTCCTTTAGCAGATTACACAGTTAAAGGATTAGAAGAACAGCCTATTGGTACTAGCATTGCTGGACTTTTAGGGTCTGCCTTCAGCTTCGGCGCGGCTTTTGGAATTGCTCAGTTGGTGGTAAAACCTAAAGATGTCTAA
- a CDS encoding bacterioferritin: protein MKELDDKKTQELLCTIMEWELAGVVRYTHYSLMVTGPNRIPIVQFFKAQATESLLHAQQAGEILTGLEGHPSQKIAPIEETYKHSVKDLLEESLNHEKKALKKYKSLLEVVGGSSVYLEEYARNLIGQEELHQVELKKMLRDYS from the coding sequence ATGAAAGAACTTGACGACAAAAAAACCCAGGAACTGCTATGCACCATCATGGAATGGGAACTAGCAGGTGTCGTGCGCTACACCCACTATTCACTAATGGTGACAGGGCCAAACCGGATTCCCATCGTGCAGTTTTTTAAAGCACAAGCAACGGAATCCTTACTCCACGCCCAACAAGCAGGAGAAATTCTCACCGGTTTAGAGGGGCATCCCAGTCAGAAAATTGCTCCCATCGAAGAAACCTACAAACACTCGGTGAAAGACTTGTTGGAAGAAAGTTTAAATCACGAGAAAAAAGCGCTGAAAAAGTATAAATCTTTACTTGAAGTCGTGGGCGGCTCCAGCGTTTATCTGGAAGAATATGCCCGCAATCTAATTGGGCAAGAAGAATTGCATCAAGTAGAACTGAAAAAAATGCTGCGTGATTATAGTTGA
- a CDS encoding FTR1 family iron permease, translating to MNFSEAVPTFVITLREGVEAALVVGIVLACLKKAEQSHLNSWVYAGVAAGIAASGCVGVLFNGLLAALSTSEQTYAPVIKQLLEGVLGIVAIAMLSWMLIWMTQQARFLKAEVEGAVTAALTENTNAGWGVFGLIFIAVLREGFETVIFVSAQFQQGLSPALGALGGLTGAAIIGALLFKWGVKIDIRLFFKFMGILLLLIVAGLAVSALKHFDQAAGILSQMNSKYAAICVYYDRLAPVHSCILGPMVWNAAAILPDRQFPGVLLKALFGYRDRLYLVQAAAYTIFLATIGGLYFQKLGSKATLPTKNTQPARSQTRPQ from the coding sequence ATGAATTTTAGTGAAGCTGTACCGACTTTTGTAATTACCCTGCGCGAAGGCGTAGAAGCCGCCTTAGTCGTCGGAATTGTACTAGCTTGCCTCAAAAAAGCCGAGCAAAGTCACCTCAATTCTTGGGTTTATGCAGGTGTCGCAGCCGGCATTGCTGCTAGCGGTTGTGTGGGTGTTCTATTCAATGGATTGCTGGCAGCACTATCAACATCAGAGCAGACTTACGCACCAGTAATTAAACAGCTATTAGAGGGCGTGTTGGGCATTGTGGCGATCGCAATGCTAAGCTGGATGCTAATTTGGATGACTCAGCAAGCGCGCTTTCTAAAAGCTGAAGTTGAAGGGGCCGTTACAGCAGCTTTGACAGAAAATACCAATGCCGGCTGGGGCGTATTTGGCTTAATTTTTATCGCGGTACTGCGCGAAGGTTTTGAAACAGTTATATTTGTCAGCGCTCAGTTTCAACAAGGTTTGAGTCCCGCTTTGGGAGCTTTGGGCGGTTTGACTGGGGCGGCAATCATTGGCGCGCTACTGTTCAAGTGGGGTGTCAAAATTGATATCCGCCTGTTTTTCAAGTTTATGGGAATTTTGTTGCTGTTAATCGTGGCAGGTTTGGCAGTATCGGCGCTGAAACATTTCGATCAAGCTGCTGGGATTTTGTCGCAGATGAATAGCAAGTATGCAGCAATTTGTGTTTATTACGATCGCCTCGCACCAGTCCACTCTTGTATTTTAGGGCCTATGGTGTGGAATGCAGCGGCAATTTTGCCCGATCGACAATTTCCAGGAGTGCTTCTCAAAGCACTGTTTGGATACAGAGATCGACTTTATCTCGTCCAAGCAGCGGCTTACACAATATTCTTAGCCACCATCGGCGGTCTTTATTTCCAAAAATTAGGATCTAAGGCGACTCTTCCCACCAAAAATACTCAGCCAGCTCGATCGCAAACTCGCCCTCAGTAG
- a CDS encoding DNA-binding response regulator — translation MPRILVIDDDAAIAELVAVNLEMAGYEVTQAEDGIKGQALAIQLLPDLIMLDLMLPRVDGFTVCQRLRRDERTSDIPVLMLTALSQTQDKVEGFNSGADDYLTKPFELEEMLARVRALLRRTDRIPQAAKHSEILNYGPLTLVPERFEAVWYAQTVKLTHLEFELLHCLLQRHGQTVSPSEILKEVWGYDPDDDIETIRVHIRHLRTKMEPDPRHPRYIKTVYGAGYCLELPNNEQVAEETKSSA, via the coding sequence ATGCCCCGGATACTTGTTATTGATGATGACGCGGCGATCGCCGAACTCGTAGCCGTCAACCTAGAAATGGCTGGCTATGAAGTCACCCAGGCAGAAGACGGCATCAAAGGTCAGGCACTAGCCATACAACTGCTCCCCGACCTGATCATGCTAGACCTCATGCTGCCTAGAGTAGACGGATTCACCGTATGTCAGCGTTTGCGGCGTGACGAGCGTACCTCAGACATTCCCGTCTTGATGTTGACAGCCTTAAGTCAAACTCAAGATAAAGTAGAAGGCTTCAACTCCGGCGCCGACGACTACCTGACCAAACCCTTTGAACTAGAAGAGATGCTAGCCCGAGTGCGAGCTCTACTAAGGCGCACAGACCGCATCCCCCAAGCTGCCAAACACTCCGAAATTCTGAATTACGGCCCGCTGACCCTTGTCCCCGAAAGGTTTGAAGCTGTTTGGTACGCTCAGACAGTCAAACTGACCCACCTAGAGTTTGAGTTGCTGCACTGCTTGCTTCAGCGCCACGGTCAGACAGTTTCTCCCAGCGAAATTCTCAAAGAAGTGTGGGGTTACGACCCCGACGACGACATCGAAACTATTCGTGTACACATCAGACACCTGAGAACCAAGATGGAACCCGATCCCCGCCATCCTCGGTACATCAAAACCGTATACGGGGCCGGCTATTGCCTGGAGTTGCCCAACAACGAGCAAGTAGCTGAAGAAACCAAATCCTCTGCTTGA
- a CDS encoding photosystem antenna family protein, translating to MAKKSFPAEGKSFSWWVGNARLINLSGRLLGTHVAYAGLIVFWAGAYTLLELSRFNPELPMYEQGLILLPNLARLGLGGGAGAKIVDTDPYFAVTAIHLISSAFLGFGGIFHSLKGPATLEARTSFFGYTWEDAYKMTTLLDIRLVLLGVATFLLGAKAMYFGGL from the coding sequence ATGGCAAAAAAATCCTTCCCAGCCGAAGGAAAATCATTTTCCTGGTGGGTAGGCAACGCCCGCTTAATCAACCTTTCCGGCCGTTTGCTCGGTACCCACGTCGCCTACGCCGGCCTCATCGTCTTCTGGGCGGGAGCCTATACCCTATTAGAGCTTTCCCGCTTTAACCCAGAATTGCCCATGTACGAACAAGGCTTAATCCTGTTGCCAAACCTAGCCAGACTCGGCTTGGGCGGGGGTGCGGGAGCCAAAATTGTCGATACTGATCCGTACTTCGCCGTTACGGCGATTCACCTAATCAGCTCAGCCTTTCTAGGCTTCGGCGGCATCTTTCACTCTCTCAAAGGGCCAGCAACCCTCGAAGCAAGAACTTCTTTCTTTGGCTACACATGGGAAGACGCATACAAAATGACCACCCTCTTGGACATCCGCCTAGTTTTGCTGGGTGTCGCTACCTTCTTGTTGGGGGCCAAAGCTATGTATTTCGGTGGTTTATGA
- a CDS encoding transcriptional repressor: MNLYSANSLKVELNQRGCRLTPQRETILSVFQNLPQGNHLSAEELYRTLQNKGERIGLSTVYRTLHLLARIGILRELELAEGHKHYELNFPELHHHHHLVCIQCHKTFEFSDESILRIGKKQVEKAGVELLDCQLTVRAVCLEALREGWPSLVPSNWLCPRYHSEIDEKIS, from the coding sequence ATGAATTTATACAGTGCTAACTCACTCAAAGTCGAACTCAACCAGAGAGGCTGCCGCCTGACTCCCCAGCGAGAAACTATTTTGAGTGTCTTTCAAAATCTGCCACAAGGCAATCATTTAAGTGCGGAAGAGTTATACAGAACTTTGCAGAATAAAGGAGAACGAATAGGCTTGTCTACTGTCTACCGAACCCTGCATTTATTAGCAAGAATTGGAATTTTGCGTGAACTAGAATTAGCAGAAGGGCACAAACATTATGAACTGAATTTTCCGGAATTGCACCACCACCACCACCTGGTTTGCATTCAGTGTCACAAAACCTTTGAATTTAGCGATGAATCCATTTTAAGAATTGGCAAAAAGCAAGTTGAAAAAGCTGGGGTCGAACTGCTTGACTGTCAATTAACTGTGCGAGCTGTTTGTTTGGAAGCGCTGCGGGAGGGATGGCCTTCTTTGGTACCCAGCAATTGGTTGTGTCCCAGATATCATTCAGAAATTGATGAAAAAATTAGTTGA
- a CDS encoding metal-dependent phosphohydrolase: protein MFNSTELLIEAFIEQLQNGYSRTYGGYKSDYADIIAWVGAMALENIANSDALYHNVEHAICISLVGQEILRGKHIRKGGVSCEDWLHFIISLLCQDIGYVKGVCRQDQESEGLYATGKDGMRIALAPGATAASLAPYRVDRAKLFIDERFGNHKLINAEIIKQNIEQTRFSVLDGNTDEEAVNYSSLVRGADLIGQLSNPQYLQKIGALFYELEESGATKLLGYRHPGDLLQSYSKFYWSGIYPHISESLGYLQLTQEGKQIVASLYANIFRMEHQRCDSEVA from the coding sequence ATGTTTAATTCTACAGAACTGCTGATCGAGGCTTTCATCGAACAACTTCAGAACGGGTACAGCCGCACTTACGGAGGCTACAAATCAGACTATGCTGACATTATTGCCTGGGTGGGGGCAATGGCGTTAGAAAACATCGCTAACAGCGATGCTCTTTATCACAATGTAGAGCACGCCATTTGCATTAGCTTAGTCGGTCAAGAAATCTTGCGGGGAAAACACATTCGCAAGGGCGGAGTTTCCTGCGAAGATTGGCTGCACTTCATCATTTCTTTGCTGTGCCAAGACATCGGATATGTCAAAGGAGTTTGCCGGCAAGACCAAGAATCAGAAGGATTGTATGCTACTGGAAAAGATGGCATGAGAATTGCACTTGCTCCCGGTGCAACAGCGGCTAGCTTAGCTCCTTACCGAGTTGACAGAGCTAAATTGTTCATTGACGAGCGCTTCGGCAACCACAAGCTAATTAATGCTGAGATAATTAAGCAGAACATAGAACAGACTCGTTTCTCGGTGCTTGACGGTAACACTGACGAGGAGGCAGTTAATTACTCTAGTTTAGTGCGCGGTGCTGACTTGATAGGTCAGCTCAGCAACCCGCAATATTTGCAGAAAATTGGCGCGCTGTTTTACGAGTTGGAAGAAAGCGGTGCTACTAAACTTTTGGGCTATCGGCATCCGGGCGACTTGCTGCAAAGCTACTCTAAGTTTTACTGGAGCGGCATTTATCCTCACATCAGTGAATCTCTCGGTTACTTGCAGTTGACGCAAGAAGGTAAACAGATTGTTGCTAGTTTGTACGCTAACATATTTCGGATGGAACACCAACGTTGCGATTCTGAGGTTGCTTGA